In Rubidibacter lacunae KORDI 51-2, a single genomic region encodes these proteins:
- a CDS encoding aspartate kinase encodes MALIVQKYGGTSVGTVERIRAVAKRVDRTVSNGNAVAVVVSAMGKTTDELNGLARQITSEPSRRELDMLLATGEQVSIALLSMALHELGQPAISLTGAQVGIVTEAEYGRARIQEIRTQRLQRHLREGKVVVIAGFQGISPGDELEITTLGRGGSDTSAVALAAALGADRCEIFTDVPGILTADPRLVPGARLLTTVDCDEILELASVGAKVLHPRAVEIARNFGVELAVRSSWSEEPGTVVLAPPARVRSLTGLELGKVVDAIEYDVSQAKVAMLQVPDSPGIAARLFGEIARQGVDVDLIVQSIHEGNSNDLAFTVRKDTCQSAAAIAEAIAPVLRSHPTAAEEARVVVEPAIAIVSIVGTGTVGRPEIAARMFAALAAVGINLQIISTSEIKISCVLDVPAVGDETPAQRARRACDALQAEFGIEAPPTVPSAVAARNPSVCGVALDRDRAWLAVRHVPDRPGAAARIFEQLASAGIGVDTIIQSQRCRIINGSPARDIAFTAARGNATKATKILQSVSAAWPGSEVLPATEVAKVSIVGAGMLGQPGVAARMFKALATRQINIQAIATSEIKLSCIIGEAEALEAVRAVHATFDLVGDRRNAV; translated from the coding sequence GTGGCGCTGATCGTCCAAAAATACGGGGGAACATCTGTCGGAACGGTCGAGCGAATTCGAGCGGTTGCCAAGCGCGTCGATCGAACGGTCAGCAACGGCAATGCGGTTGCGGTCGTAGTTTCGGCTATGGGCAAGACGACCGACGAGTTGAATGGTTTGGCGCGGCAAATCACCTCCGAGCCCAGTCGTCGCGAGTTAGACATGCTGTTAGCGACGGGCGAACAAGTTTCGATCGCGCTGCTGAGTATGGCACTGCACGAGCTGGGGCAGCCGGCAATCTCGCTGACAGGCGCGCAGGTTGGCATTGTCACCGAGGCCGAGTACGGCCGCGCGCGCATTCAGGAAATCCGGACTCAACGGTTGCAGCGCCATTTACGTGAGGGCAAAGTCGTCGTTATCGCAGGTTTTCAGGGCATTAGTCCGGGCGATGAGTTGGAAATTACGACCCTCGGTCGCGGCGGGTCTGACACATCAGCCGTAGCGCTGGCCGCTGCGCTGGGTGCCGATCGCTGCGAAATTTTTACCGACGTCCCGGGGATTCTCACCGCCGACCCGCGCTTGGTCCCAGGCGCACGTTTGTTGACCACTGTGGACTGCGACGAGATCTTGGAATTGGCGAGTGTGGGGGCTAAGGTTCTGCATCCACGCGCGGTGGAGATTGCCCGTAACTTCGGCGTCGAGCTTGCCGTCCGCTCGAGTTGGAGCGAGGAACCCGGCACGGTGGTGTTGGCACCGCCCGCGCGAGTGCGCTCGCTGACCGGTCTTGAACTGGGTAAGGTCGTGGATGCGATCGAGTACGATGTCTCGCAAGCCAAAGTCGCCATGCTGCAGGTGCCCGATTCACCGGGCATTGCTGCACGCCTGTTCGGCGAGATCGCCAGACAGGGCGTGGATGTAGATTTGATCGTCCAGTCGATCCACGAAGGTAACAGCAACGACTTGGCATTCACCGTTCGGAAAGATACTTGCCAGTCGGCAGCAGCGATTGCCGAAGCGATCGCGCCCGTCCTGCGCTCGCACCCAACAGCCGCAGAAGAGGCACGCGTGGTGGTCGAACCTGCGATCGCGATCGTATCCATTGTTGGGACCGGCACGGTGGGGCGGCCGGAAATCGCCGCTCGTATGTTTGCGGCGCTAGCCGCTGTAGGAATCAACCTACAAATCATTTCCACCTCAGAAATCAAAATTAGCTGCGTACTGGACGTGCCGGCAGTTGGCGACGAAACCCCAGCGCAGCGTGCCCGGCGTGCCTGCGACGCTCTCCAAGCAGAGTTCGGTATTGAGGCTCCGCCTACTGTGCCGAGTGCAGTCGCGGCAAGAAACCCTTCTGTCTGCGGTGTTGCCCTCGACCGAGACCGAGCCTGGCTAGCAGTGCGTCACGTTCCCGACCGTCCAGGTGCCGCCGCACGAATTTTCGAGCAGCTTGCCAGCGCGGGAATCGGAGTCGACACGATCATTCAGTCTCAGCGCTGTCGCATCATCAATGGTAGTCCCGCACGCGATATTGCGTTTACCGCAGCACGCGGCAATGCTACAAAGGCTACTAAAATCTTGCAATCTGTGAGCGCTGCTTGGCCGGGAAGTGAGGTGCTCCCGGCAACTGAGGTTGCCAAAGTCAGTATTGTGGGTGCGGGGATGCTCGGACAGCCGGGTGTTGCCGCACGTATGTTTAAAGC
- a CDS encoding M48 family metalloprotease: MSFQAGLQALQEGRFQDAVRALEAVGTNVSDPDFLQARMELVRAYHGNGQLQKAVVLGRELANYPHPNVSNWARAALATLEAEARYAESAQQLTEGQAALQQGRFADAIKALEDFYRSPGINLQSDDAVHARMELVRAYDGAGDRKKARSIAERLVENRRPEVRNWAREVLDCFTAEEHKRELEQLLKRGLQAFKHKNFSEAVSALEEYCQQGSSKDYQSETFQKARMQLVQAYRGEREHEKALHLCQKLTEHPRREVRDWGETMLAKIEEDIQTELKKYFQVGLQALQEKRYHDAIAALEEYCRRCGDDNGSETYREARMGLIKTYRNTRQYDRAIAICEDIARSGDEMRATWAKQQLAALHIAKARPIVDGEGSSPNRRRPSKLPSRFPKANRAAQLGVKLAMQGVASSLTLASTVTVGLVFGMLLVLVLAAVGVQGENRLLGLTVAASIAVVLQLVIFFISPTLMDIIQSLLYGTKWVGLGHIRRSSPEAAETIERICRDRKLPVPRIGLIDDQNPTAFTYGSLPSTARVVVSQGLFTYLDDDETAAVYAHELGHVVHWDFAVMTLASTLVQLTYLIYTFTRDIKFGGNRGRELTHNVALAAYVFYVIGTYLLLYLSRTREYYADHFAAEVTGNPNALSRALVKIAYGLVEEEKEQVRQGEKRSKLVEGTRALGIYDAQAASSSGTAYSITSEPEKVGRVFLWDLFNPWGWWMELQSTHPLTGKRIRALSTYAEQLGLDVEFNFAAVVKEGRQLSKRKLYSNFLTDLILFRLDALMFFLGLVAGTSALWVGASPIVFPSLILVFFGSGVLVKTLFMYPDFKRAPATDIMTLMSDPYASPLRGKPVKLDAELIGRGDAGNRFGSDLKMQDKTGTILARYSSRFGPIGNFLFGLSQVEFLIGRDVRTTGWFRRGIIPQIDLLLLEGEDEPVTMVRSYHRFWSLVVGGVCLILGFILPQLLPVLFV, translated from the coding sequence GCAGGCACGGATGGAACTCGTTCGCGCTTATCACGGGAATGGTCAGCTCCAGAAGGCTGTCGTCCTCGGACGTGAGTTAGCTAACTATCCACACCCCAATGTCAGTAACTGGGCGAGGGCGGCGCTAGCTACCCTGGAAGCCGAGGCGCGTTACGCTGAGTCAGCTCAGCAACTGACCGAGGGGCAAGCCGCACTACAGCAAGGGCGTTTCGCCGATGCAATCAAAGCCCTGGAAGACTTCTATCGCTCGCCCGGTATCAATCTGCAATCCGACGATGCCGTACACGCCCGCATGGAGCTCGTTCGCGCTTACGACGGAGCAGGCGATCGCAAGAAGGCTCGTTCTATTGCCGAGCGCTTGGTCGAGAACCGCCGACCAGAAGTCCGTAATTGGGCGCGCGAAGTCCTCGACTGCTTCACTGCTGAGGAGCATAAACGCGAGCTAGAGCAATTGCTCAAGCGAGGATTGCAAGCATTCAAGCACAAAAACTTTAGCGAGGCGGTCTCGGCGCTCGAAGAATACTGCCAGCAAGGTAGCAGCAAGGACTACCAGTCAGAGACGTTTCAGAAAGCTCGCATGCAACTCGTGCAAGCCTACCGTGGCGAGCGCGAACACGAGAAAGCCCTGCATCTGTGCCAAAAACTCACCGAGCACCCTCGGCGCGAAGTACGCGACTGGGGAGAAACCATGCTGGCGAAGATCGAAGAAGATATACAAACCGAGCTTAAGAAGTATTTTCAAGTCGGGCTGCAAGCACTTCAGGAAAAACGTTACCACGATGCGATCGCGGCGCTAGAAGAATATTGCAGGCGTTGTGGCGATGACAACGGCTCTGAAACCTATCGCGAAGCGCGCATGGGTCTGATAAAGACCTATCGAAATACGCGCCAGTACGATCGGGCGATCGCTATTTGCGAAGACATCGCCAGAAGCGGCGACGAGATGAGAGCAACCTGGGCCAAACAGCAACTCGCTGCTCTCCACATTGCCAAAGCCCGACCCATTGTTGATGGCGAAGGCTCCTCGCCGAACCGCCGCCGCCCCAGCAAGCTACCCAGTCGCTTCCCGAAAGCCAACCGCGCCGCACAGCTAGGCGTCAAGTTGGCAATGCAAGGCGTTGCCAGCAGCCTCACCCTAGCCTCAACGGTAACGGTCGGTTTGGTGTTCGGTATGCTGTTGGTACTCGTGTTGGCAGCCGTGGGCGTGCAAGGCGAGAACCGCCTATTGGGATTGACTGTGGCGGCATCGATCGCAGTTGTTTTACAGCTGGTCATCTTTTTTATTTCGCCCACGCTCATGGACATCATCCAGAGCCTGTTATACGGCACAAAATGGGTGGGTCTGGGACACATCAGACGCAGCAGCCCCGAGGCAGCTGAAACGATCGAGCGCATCTGCCGCGACCGCAAACTACCGGTGCCGCGCATAGGTCTGATTGACGACCAGAACCCAACTGCATTCACCTATGGTTCGCTACCGAGCACCGCACGCGTAGTCGTTAGTCAGGGGTTGTTTACCTACCTCGACGACGATGAAACCGCTGCGGTTTATGCCCACGAGCTGGGGCACGTGGTGCACTGGGACTTTGCAGTCATGACGTTAGCATCTACGCTCGTTCAGCTCACGTATTTGATTTACACCTTCACGAGAGATATCAAGTTCGGCGGCAATCGCGGACGCGAACTCACGCACAATGTGGCATTGGCGGCTTACGTGTTTTACGTTATTGGCACGTACTTGCTGCTTTATCTGTCGCGCACCCGAGAGTACTACGCCGACCACTTTGCTGCTGAAGTGACTGGCAATCCCAATGCTTTGTCGCGCGCATTAGTAAAGATTGCCTACGGTTTAGTTGAAGAAGAGAAAGAACAGGTACGCCAGGGCGAAAAACGTAGCAAACTCGTTGAGGGAACGCGCGCCTTGGGAATTTATGACGCGCAGGCCGCATCGTCGTCTGGAACAGCGTATAGCATCACCAGCGAGCCTGAAAAAGTCGGGCGCGTTTTCCTCTGGGATCTCTTCAACCCCTGGGGCTGGTGGATGGAACTGCAATCCACGCACCCCCTTACGGGCAAACGCATCCGCGCGCTTAGCACCTATGCCGAGCAGCTGGGGCTAGACGTGGAGTTCAACTTCGCTGCAGTCGTTAAAGAAGGTCGGCAGCTTAGCAAGCGCAAGCTCTATAGCAACTTCCTGACAGACTTGATTCTCTTCCGCTTAGATGCGCTGATGTTTTTCCTCGGGCTCGTCGCTGGAACCAGCGCTCTATGGGTAGGAGCATCGCCCATTGTTTTCCCATCGCTGATCTTGGTTTTCTTCGGAAGTGGCGTACTGGTCAAAACCTTGTTTATGTACCCGGACTTTAAGCGCGCGCCGGCAACCGATATCATGACACTGATGTCAGACCCCTATGCTAGTCCGCTGCGCGGGAAACCCGTCAAGCTCGATGCCGAGTTGATCGGTCGCGGCGATGCGGGAAATCGCTTTGGATCGGATTTGAAGATGCAGGATAAGACGGGCACGATCCTCGCGCGGTACTCTTCGCGATTCGGACCGATCGGGAACTTCCTCTTCGGTCTTTCACAAGTTGAATTTCTCATCGGTCGGGATGTCCGCACGACCGGGTGGTTCCGACGCGGGATTATTCCCCAGATCGACTTGTTATTGCTGGAAGGCGAAGATGAGCCGGTGACGATGGTCCGCAGCTATCACCGCTTCTGGTCTCTCGTCGTCGGTGGGGTCTGTTTGATATTGGGCTTCATTTTGCCTCAGCTACTCCCCGTGCTGTTTGTCTAG